Proteins found in one Oribacterium sp. oral taxon 102 genomic segment:
- a CDS encoding GntR family transcriptional regulator, with protein sequence MHIILNNSSMVPIYEQLVEQVKNEILSGKLAENEVLPSVRALSGELRISALTVKKAYDKLEEEGFIVTVHGKGSYVAAANRLLAMEARRKAVENDFAAAVRKARAIGFTGDDILSLVEILLEDL encoded by the coding sequence GTGCATATCATTTTAAACAATTCCTCAATGGTACCGATCTATGAACAACTTGTGGAGCAGGTGAAAAATGAAATCCTGAGCGGTAAACTCGCGGAAAATGAAGTTCTTCCATCTGTCAGAGCACTTTCCGGCGAGCTGCGCATCAGCGCTCTTACTGTTAAAAAAGCCTATGACAAGCTGGAGGAAGAGGGTTTTATTGTTACTGTACATGGAAAAGGCAGCTATGTTGCCGCAGCCAACCGACTGCTTGCCATGGAAGCCCGGAGAAAGGCCGTGGAGAACGACTTCGCAGCTGCTGTCCGGAAAGCCCGTGCAATCGGATTCACCGGAGACGATATTCTTTCGCTTGTAGAGATTCTGCTGGAGGACTTGTGA
- a CDS encoding DNA gyrase/topoisomerase IV subunit B has protein sequence MAENYNADSITVLEGLEAVRRRPGMYIGSVSTKGLNHLIYEIVDNSVDEHLAGHCSEIWVTLGEDGSCTVRDNGRGIPVGLHKKGVSAERIVMTTLHAGGKFDDKSYKTSGGLHGVGSSVVNALSRYMRIRIYQDGKIYEDEYARGIPTKELTGGLLPVVGRTKETGTETCFIPDEEIFEKTRFKADWLQSRLHETAYLNPELTIHYRDEREVPAVEAQYHEPEGLIAFVRELNKDAGAPVTPAIYFRGSAERSEVECCIQYTDSFEENILGFCNDIYTQEGGTHIVGFKTKLTQIVNSYARQLGILKEKDPNFTGADTRNGITAIVSIKYHEPVFEGQTKTKLASLEAAKHVAAVTGEELEHFFDRNVEVVKAVIGCAERSAKIRRQEEKAKTNLLSKSKYSFDSNGKLANCISRNPEECEIFIVEGDSAGGSARGSRNRHTQAILPLRGKILNVEKASIDKVLANAEIKTMINTFGCGFSEGYGNDFDISKLRYNKIILMTDADVDGSHIDTLLLTFLYRFMPDLIREGHVYVSMPPLYLATPNNKKETPQYLYDESALLKYREKHKEGSYEIKRFKGLGEMDPSELWETTLNPENRVLKRVEIEDARLASEVTGMLMGTEVGPRREFIYQHANEAVIDA, from the coding sequence ATGGCAGAGAACTACAATGCAGACAGTATTACCGTGCTGGAGGGGCTGGAGGCTGTCCGCAGGAGACCGGGCATGTATATCGGCTCCGTCAGCACGAAAGGGCTGAACCATCTGATCTATGAGATTGTGGACAATTCCGTGGACGAGCATCTGGCGGGGCACTGCTCTGAGATCTGGGTGACGCTTGGTGAGGATGGTTCCTGTACCGTCAGGGATAACGGAAGAGGGATTCCGGTCGGTCTGCATAAGAAGGGGGTTTCCGCGGAGCGGATCGTAATGACGACGCTGCATGCCGGCGGGAAATTCGACGACAAATCCTACAAGACCTCCGGCGGACTGCATGGCGTGGGCTCCTCGGTCGTGAACGCACTTTCGCGCTATATGAGGATTCGCATCTATCAGGACGGTAAAATCTATGAGGATGAATATGCGAGGGGGATTCCGACGAAGGAGCTGACCGGCGGGCTGCTTCCGGTGGTCGGGAGAACGAAGGAGACCGGAACGGAGACCTGCTTCATTCCGGATGAAGAGATCTTTGAGAAGACCCGCTTCAAGGCGGATTGGTTACAGTCGCGGCTTCATGAGACCGCATATCTGAATCCGGAGCTGACGATTCATTATCGGGATGAGAGAGAGGTCCCGGCAGTGGAAGCGCAGTATCATGAGCCGGAGGGACTGATCGCTTTCGTGCGGGAGCTCAATAAGGATGCCGGCGCCCCGGTGACCCCGGCAATCTATTTCCGCGGGAGTGCGGAGCGCTCGGAGGTGGAGTGCTGCATCCAGTATACCGATTCTTTTGAGGAGAATATTCTCGGCTTCTGTAATGATATTTATACGCAGGAGGGCGGCACGCATATCGTCGGCTTCAAAACGAAGCTGACACAGATCGTGAACAGCTATGCGAGGCAGCTCGGTATCCTGAAGGAGAAGGATCCGAATTTCACCGGTGCGGATACCCGCAACGGCATCACAGCGATTGTATCAATTAAGTATCATGAGCCTGTTTTCGAGGGACAGACCAAGACGAAGCTTGCCTCGCTGGAGGCGGCGAAGCATGTCGCGGCAGTCACAGGGGAGGAGCTGGAGCATTTCTTCGATCGGAATGTCGAGGTTGTGAAGGCGGTGATCGGCTGTGCGGAGCGCTCTGCGAAGATCCGGCGGCAGGAGGAGAAGGCGAAGACCAACCTGCTCTCGAAGTCGAAGTACAGCTTCGATTCCAATGGGAAGCTCGCGAACTGCATTTCCAGGAACCCGGAGGAATGCGAGATTTTCATCGTGGAGGGAGATTCCGCGGGCGGCTCGGCACGGGGCTCCCGCAACCGTCACACGCAGGCGATCCTTCCGCTCCGCGGAAAAATCCTGAATGTAGAGAAGGCATCAATCGATAAGGTGCTCGCCAATGCGGAGATCAAGACGATGATCAACACCTTCGGCTGCGGCTTTTCGGAGGGCTACGGCAATGACTTCGACATTTCGAAGCTGCGCTACAATAAGATCATTTTGATGACGGATGCGGATGTCGACGGCAGCCATATCGACACGCTGCTTCTGACCTTCCTCTACCGCTTCATGCCGGATCTGATTCGGGAGGGGCATGTCTATGTGTCGATGCCGCCGCTGTATCTGGCGACACCGAATAATAAGAAGGAGACGCCGCAGTACCTTTATGATGAGAGTGCGCTCCTGAAGTACCGCGAGAAGCATAAAGAGGGGAGCTATGAGATCAAGCGCTTCAAGGGACTCGGTGAGATGGATCCGTCCGAGCTCTGGGAGACGACGCTGAATCCGGAGAACCGTGTGCTGAAGCGCGTCGAGATCGAGGATGCACGGCTTGCCTCCGAGGTTACGGGAATGCTGATGGGCACGGAGGTCGGTCCGCGGCGGGAATTTATCTATCAGCATGCCAATGAGGCGGTGATCGACGCGTGA
- a CDS encoding DNA gyrase/topoisomerase IV subunit A, translated as MAERILTTEFSEEMQKSYLDYSMSVITSRAVPDIRDGLKPVQRRVLFDMDELHVTHDRPTLKSARICGDTMGKYHPHGDASIYDTLVVMAQGFKRMQPLVRGQGNFGSIEGDSAAAPRYTEARLEKFTDDVMLRDMEITVPFQLNYDEKLREPVVLPARIPYFLLNGSEGIAVGMSTSAPSHNLGEIIDLLLAYLENPAMDISEMMQYLHGPDFPTGGIIANKSELLDIYRSGCGRLKLRGKLCFEKKQGRSDRDKLVITEIPYTMIGQGIQKFMQDTAQLVEDKKLPEILDISNQSDKEGMRIVLELRSGADIERITNILYKKTKLEDTFGVNMLAIVNGRPEILSLRGILKEYVKFQYELIDRKYTNLLEKESQRREIQEGLIEAVDLIDAIIALLRSCQSQADAKQALMTGELSKLRLRPRDMEFREQIQCFHFTERQAQAILDMRLAKLIGLELRELRKEHTETLRRIKEYRAILGSRGRANELLAQELRGIRAEYAVPRRTLLEDGREAVYDESAVEEMNVIYVQDKFGYAKLVDEATYQRNQEALRAESRYLLPCKNTDRLLLFTDKGNMYQLKMMDVPLGKFRDKGIPIDNISKYSANEEEILFLSVRSGISGKQLLFLSEEGLVKRVAAEEFDTANRQVSATKLAEGDRLVMVKEWDAESDIVFETAGGFFLRCGIEEIPVQKKTAKGVVSVKLGKGDSLKGFYLLGSENKEITVNEKKLALNRLKIGKRGGKGTKH; from the coding sequence ATGGCAGAAAGAATACTAACGACAGAATTTTCGGAGGAGATGCAGAAGTCCTATCTCGACTATTCCATGAGCGTGATCACCAGCCGCGCGGTACCGGATATTCGGGACGGGCTGAAGCCGGTACAGCGGCGGGTGCTCTTCGATATGGATGAGCTGCACGTTACCCATGACAGGCCGACGCTGAAATCTGCCCGGATCTGCGGTGATACGATGGGAAAGTATCATCCGCATGGAGATGCCTCGATCTATGACACACTGGTTGTGATGGCGCAGGGCTTCAAGAGGATGCAGCCGCTCGTTCGGGGACAGGGGAATTTCGGCTCCATAGAGGGCGACTCTGCTGCCGCGCCCAGATATACCGAGGCGAGGCTCGAGAAGTTTACCGACGATGTGATGCTGCGGGACATGGAGATTACCGTCCCTTTCCAGCTGAATTATGACGAGAAGCTGCGGGAGCCTGTGGTGCTTCCGGCGCGTATCCCATATTTTCTTCTGAACGGCTCGGAAGGCATCGCCGTAGGGATGAGCACCTCCGCTCCGTCCCATAACCTTGGGGAGATCATCGACCTGCTCCTCGCCTATCTTGAGAATCCGGCGATGGACATTTCCGAGATGATGCAGTATCTGCACGGCCCCGATTTTCCTACCGGAGGTATCATCGCGAACAAGTCGGAGCTGCTGGATATCTACCGGAGCGGCTGCGGCAGGCTCAAGCTCCGCGGGAAGCTATGCTTCGAGAAGAAGCAGGGCAGGTCGGATCGGGACAAGCTCGTGATCACGGAGATTCCCTATACGATGATCGGACAGGGCATACAGAAGTTCATGCAGGACACTGCGCAGCTCGTTGAGGACAAGAAGCTGCCGGAAATTCTGGACATCTCCAACCAGTCCGACAAGGAGGGAATGCGGATCGTGCTCGAGCTTCGGAGCGGAGCGGATATCGAACGCATCACCAATATTCTCTATAAGAAGACGAAGCTCGAGGACACCTTCGGCGTCAATATGCTTGCGATCGTGAATGGGCGGCCGGAGATTCTGTCTCTGCGCGGCATCCTGAAGGAATATGTGAAGTTCCAGTATGAGCTGATCGATCGGAAGTATACGAATCTGCTCGAAAAGGAGAGCCAGAGACGGGAGATTCAGGAGGGGCTGATTGAGGCGGTCGATTTGATCGATGCCATCATTGCCCTGCTTCGGAGCTGTCAGTCGCAGGCAGACGCGAAGCAGGCGTTGATGACGGGAGAGCTGTCGAAGCTCCGGCTGAGGCCGCGCGACATGGAATTCCGAGAGCAGATACAATGCTTTCATTTCACTGAGAGACAGGCGCAGGCGATCCTCGATATGCGGCTTGCGAAGCTGATCGGACTCGAGCTCAGAGAGCTCCGGAAGGAGCACACGGAGACGCTTCGCAGGATCAAGGAATACCGCGCGATTCTCGGATCCCGAGGCAGGGCGAACGAGCTGCTGGCGCAGGAGCTCAGGGGGATCCGGGCGGAATATGCCGTGCCGCGGAGAACCCTGCTCGAGGACGGCAGAGAGGCTGTCTATGACGAGTCTGCCGTGGAAGAGATGAATGTGATCTATGTGCAGGACAAATTCGGCTATGCAAAGCTCGTGGACGAGGCGACCTATCAGAGAAATCAGGAGGCGCTCCGCGCCGAGAGCCGCTACCTGCTGCCCTGCAAAAATACCGACCGCCTGCTCCTTTTCACGGATAAGGGCAATATGTATCAGCTGAAAATGATGGATGTGCCGCTCGGGAAGTTCCGGGACAAGGGGATCCCGATCGACAATATCAGCAAATATTCCGCGAATGAGGAGGAGATCCTGTTCCTAAGTGTCCGTTCGGGGATTTCCGGAAAACAGCTGCTCTTCCTGAGCGAGGAGGGACTGGTGAAGCGCGTTGCCGCGGAGGAGTTCGATACCGCGAACCGACAGGTTTCCGCGACGAAGCTCGCAGAGGGAGACCGTCTTGTCATGGTGAAGGAATGGGATGCGGAGAGCGATATCGTGTTTGAGACCGCCGGTGGCTTCTTCCTTCGATGCGGCATTGAGGAGATTCCCGTGCAGAAAAAGACTGCGAAGGGCGTCGTCTCTGTGAAGCTTGGGAAGGGCGACAGTCTGAAGGGCTTCTACCTGCTCGGCAGCGAGAACAAAGAGATCACTGTCAATGAGAAAAAGCTCGCGCTGAACCGCCTGAAAATCGGAAAACGCGGCGGAAAAGGAACGAAGCACTGA
- the asd gene encoding aspartate-semialdehyde dehydrogenase, which translates to MEKLKVGILGATGMVGQRFATLLAEHPWFEITTLAASPRSAGLRYEQAVGGRWKLETPMPEKVRDIIVKDVSKVTEVVSDVDFVFSAVDMKKEEIREIEEAYAKTETPVVSNNSAHRWTPDVPMVVPEINPEHYEIIKVQRERLGTSRGFIAVKPNCSIQSYSPALAAWREFEPTQVVVSTYQAISGAGKNFESWPEMVGNVIPYIGGEEEKSEREPLRVFGRIVGREIVPAESPLITSQCIRVPVLNGHTATVFVNFRKKPTKEELIDRLVSYRGLPQEYALPSAPKQFIQYLTEDNRPQVRLDVNFENGMGISIGRLRPDSLFDWKFVGLSHNTLRGAAGGGVESAEMLVKLGYITKK; encoded by the coding sequence ATGGAAAAGCTAAAGGTTGGAATTCTGGGCGCGACGGGGATGGTAGGACAGAGGTTTGCCACGCTGCTGGCGGAGCATCCCTGGTTTGAGATTACGACACTGGCAGCCTCCCCGCGCTCCGCAGGACTTCGCTATGAGCAGGCGGTCGGAGGCAGATGGAAGCTGGAGACGCCGATGCCGGAGAAGGTCAGGGATATCATCGTGAAGGACGTTTCGAAGGTCACGGAGGTCGTTTCCGATGTAGACTTCGTATTCTCTGCTGTTGACATGAAGAAAGAGGAGATCAGGGAGATCGAGGAGGCATATGCGAAGACGGAGACGCCGGTGGTTTCCAATAACTCCGCGCATCGTTGGACGCCGGATGTTCCGATGGTTGTGCCGGAGATCAACCCGGAGCATTACGAGATCATCAAGGTGCAGCGGGAGAGGCTCGGTACGAGCCGCGGCTTCATTGCGGTGAAGCCGAACTGCTCCATTCAGTCCTACAGTCCGGCGCTTGCCGCATGGAGAGAATTCGAGCCGACGCAGGTGGTGGTTTCCACCTATCAGGCGATCTCCGGCGCGGGGAAGAACTTCGAGAGCTGGCCGGAGATGGTCGGCAACGTAATCCCGTATATCGGCGGCGAGGAGGAGAAGTCCGAGAGAGAGCCGCTCCGCGTCTTCGGCAGGATCGTCGGCAGGGAGATCGTTCCGGCAGAGAGTCCGCTGATCACTTCACAATGCATCCGTGTGCCGGTGCTGAACGGACATACTGCGACGGTCTTCGTGAATTTCAGAAAGAAGCCGACAAAGGAGGAGCTGATTGACCGTCTCGTAAGCTACAGAGGGCTGCCGCAGGAGTATGCGCTACCGTCTGCGCCGAAACAGTTCATCCAGTATCTGACGGAGGACAACCGGCCGCAGGTCAGGCTGGATGTGAATTTTGAGAACGGTATGGGCATCTCGATCGGCCGGCTCCGTCCGGACAGTCTCTTTGACTGGAAGTTCGTCGGACTCAGCCACAATACCCTTCGCGGCGCGGCAGGCGGCGGTGTGGAATCGGCGGAAATGCTGGTGAAGCTCGGGTATATCACGAAGAAGTAA
- a CDS encoding PolC-type DNA polymerase III, whose protein sequence is MKHFFEVFENLELRDGMLSLFQDVLVSRVTISRDKTQLRIYIHSRHVIDKAEVREMERAIKTQLFPGKKLGVRILEKFRLSAQYSARTLYEMYGESILMELRDYNIVLYNMLSIGKISWNDEDSMQLTVPNSHLYARAEKELIQILKKLFEERCGVDYRLEVLYEEREKKEEIRSCDRNYVPAELRGPTAETIRKREEGFLHAYDPFQLDSAKRAYEYQGNGTQTEKRNETAVSERRTQPIASPQMGAGSGKWGRDGNARRKFAFKRSESEEVLYGRDFYEEPIKISEVSEASGTVVLGGQIIMVDERRTKSGKNILSFSFTDFTDSIASKIFVDDEDMEAARAFLKPGSQIKLKGVVEFDTFDKELELSHVNGIKKYSITREKRQDHAKEKRVELHLHTKMSDMDGVSDINDYIDTAISFGMRAMAITDHGVVQAFPDAAIYLKKIGHEKDFKLLYGVEGYLVDDLQSIVTNPGEQALRAETVVFDIETTGFNAANDRIIEIGAVKLRDNQIVDRMDVFVNPRIPIPFRITQLTSIDDSMVLDADPIEEVLPRFLDWCGSAVIVAHNAEFDTGFIRANAKRLGIPYQPTILDTVGLSRLLLPHLNRFKLDTIAKELKVSLENHHRAVDDAGATAEIYQREIEMLEKRGVTRLIDIDRLDYDHAANVCKLPSHHVILLAKNDVGRINLYRLISESHLHYFKKAPRIPKSLLKERREGLLVGSACVMGELFDSMVRGAEDSQLMDIASFYDYLEVQPLGNNDFMLHSDRYSAKTREDLIEYNKKIISIGEQLGKPVCATCDAHYVNPEDDIYRKIIMAGRGFEEEESDACLYFRSTEEMLGEFDYLTPNKAKELVIDNPNRIADMCEPIKPVRPDKCPPVIEHSDEELRRICYETAHRMYGPELPKIVEDRLEVELKSIIGNGYSVMYIIAQKLVDKSNEDGYLVGSRGSVGSSFAATMAHITEVNPLSPHYVCPDCFWYDFDSPEVKKYSGMAGCDMPAKKCPRCGAELNRWGFDIPFETFLGFNGDKEPDIDLNFSGEYQAKAHAYTGVIFGDGHTFKAGTIGTLADKTAYGMIRKYYEERGVAKRNAEIDRLVQGCVGVRRTTGQHPGGIVVLPHGEEIETFTPVQHPANDSSSPIITTHFDYHKIDHNLLKLDILGHDDPTMIRKLQDLTGIDPVKDIPLSSPEVMSLFRSTEALGIRPEDIQGVRLGCLGIPEFGTSFAMQMVEDTKPQYLSDLVRISGLSHGTDVYLNNAQDLILQGVTTLQNAICCRDDIMVYLMHMGMDPGESFTIMEATRKHKPLKDEWCRDMLEHNVPQWYIDACKKIKYMFPKAHAAAYVMMAWRVAYCKVFYPREYYTAYYSIRADGFDYDKMCFGLDKLRYYIKEYQNIPKPTNTEALCLRDMKICEEMYARGIEFAPIDIYKAKATSFQITEDGRIMPSFSCMAGLGEAVAQGIEEGARAGQFLSRDDFINRTHCPKGFAEKFSELGLLGDIPSSNQMSIFDLL, encoded by the coding sequence ATGAAGCATTTTTTTGAGGTATTCGAGAATCTGGAGCTTCGGGACGGGATGCTGTCCCTGTTTCAGGATGTGCTGGTTTCCCGCGTGACGATCTCCCGGGACAAGACACAGCTTCGGATCTATATTCATTCCCGGCATGTGATCGATAAGGCGGAGGTTCGGGAAATGGAGCGGGCGATCAAGACGCAGCTCTTCCCCGGGAAGAAGCTCGGCGTACGGATACTGGAGAAGTTCCGGCTGTCCGCCCAGTACAGTGCGCGGACGCTGTATGAGATGTACGGAGAATCGATCCTGATGGAGCTTCGGGATTACAATATCGTCCTTTATAATATGCTCTCCATCGGGAAGATCAGCTGGAATGATGAGGACAGTATGCAGCTGACGGTTCCGAATTCCCATCTCTACGCAAGGGCGGAGAAGGAGCTTATACAGATTCTGAAGAAGCTCTTCGAGGAGCGGTGCGGCGTAGACTACAGGCTCGAGGTGCTGTACGAGGAACGGGAAAAGAAGGAGGAGATACGGTCCTGCGATCGAAACTATGTTCCGGCAGAGCTTCGCGGGCCGACAGCGGAGACGATCCGGAAAAGGGAGGAGGGCTTCCTGCACGCCTACGATCCTTTCCAGCTGGACAGTGCAAAGAGGGCATATGAGTATCAAGGAAACGGAACGCAGACGGAGAAGCGCAACGAAACCGCAGTCTCCGAGCGAAGGACGCAGCCGATTGCAAGTCCGCAGATGGGAGCGGGAAGCGGAAAATGGGGGAGAGACGGCAACGCCCGGCGAAAATTCGCCTTCAAGCGCTCGGAATCGGAGGAGGTGCTCTATGGCAGGGACTTCTACGAGGAGCCGATAAAAATTTCCGAAGTCAGTGAGGCGAGCGGTACCGTGGTGCTGGGCGGACAAATTATTATGGTGGACGAGCGGCGGACGAAGTCCGGAAAGAATATCCTCAGCTTTTCCTTCACGGACTTTACCGATTCCATTGCATCCAAGATCTTCGTGGATGATGAGGATATGGAGGCGGCACGTGCATTCCTGAAGCCGGGAAGCCAGATTAAACTGAAGGGCGTCGTTGAGTTCGATACCTTTGATAAGGAGCTGGAGCTCTCTCACGTGAACGGGATCAAGAAATACAGCATTACACGGGAAAAGCGGCAGGATCACGCGAAGGAGAAGCGCGTCGAGCTGCATCTGCATACAAAAATGTCCGACATGGATGGGGTTTCCGATATCAACGATTACATCGATACCGCCATCTCCTTCGGTATGCGTGCGATGGCGATTACGGATCATGGCGTCGTGCAGGCGTTTCCGGATGCGGCGATTTATCTGAAAAAGATCGGACATGAGAAGGACTTTAAGCTGCTCTACGGCGTAGAGGGCTATCTTGTAGACGACCTCCAGTCCATCGTAACGAATCCGGGTGAGCAGGCGCTCCGTGCGGAGACGGTGGTTTTCGATATCGAGACGACCGGCTTTAATGCTGCGAATGACCGCATCATTGAGATCGGCGCGGTGAAGCTCCGCGACAATCAGATCGTGGATCGGATGGATGTCTTCGTGAATCCGAGGATCCCGATTCCGTTCCGCATCACACAGCTCACCTCAATCGACGATTCCATGGTGCTCGACGCAGATCCGATTGAGGAGGTGCTCCCGCGCTTTCTCGACTGGTGCGGTTCGGCTGTGATTGTAGCGCACAATGCTGAATTCGACACGGGCTTCATTCGTGCCAATGCGAAGCGGCTCGGAATTCCGTATCAGCCGACGATATTGGATACGGTCGGACTCTCCAGACTGCTGCTTCCGCATCTGAACCGTTTCAAGCTGGATACGATCGCGAAGGAGCTGAAGGTCTCCCTGGAGAACCATCACCGCGCCGTGGATGACGCCGGCGCGACTGCGGAGATCTATCAGAGGGAAATCGAAATGCTGGAGAAGCGCGGCGTGACGCGGCTTATCGACATTGACCGTCTGGATTATGACCATGCGGCAAATGTCTGCAAGCTGCCGAGCCATCACGTTATCCTCCTTGCGAAGAACGATGTCGGCAGGATCAATCTTTACCGGCTGATTTCGGAATCGCACCTCCATTACTTCAAAAAGGCGCCGCGTATCCCGAAATCGCTGCTCAAGGAAAGGCGGGAGGGACTGCTTGTCGGAAGTGCCTGCGTAATGGGGGAGCTCTTTGACAGCATGGTGCGCGGAGCGGAGGACTCCCAGCTCATGGACATTGCGTCCTTTTACGACTACCTCGAGGTGCAGCCGCTCGGGAACAATGATTTCATGCTGCATTCGGATCGCTACTCCGCGAAGACGCGGGAGGATCTGATCGAATACAATAAAAAAATCATTTCGATCGGGGAGCAGCTCGGGAAACCGGTCTGCGCGACCTGCGATGCGCATTATGTGAATCCGGAGGATGATATTTATCGGAAGATTATCATGGCGGGGCGGGGCTTCGAGGAAGAGGAGAGCGACGCCTGCCTCTATTTCCGTTCGACAGAGGAGATGCTTGGGGAGTTCGACTACCTTACGCCGAATAAGGCGAAGGAGCTGGTGATCGACAATCCGAACCGAATCGCGGATATGTGCGAGCCGATCAAGCCGGTGCGTCCGGACAAGTGCCCGCCGGTTATCGAGCATTCGGACGAGGAGCTGCGCCGGATCTGCTATGAGACCGCGCACAGGATGTATGGGCCGGAGTTGCCGAAGATTGTGGAGGACCGTCTCGAGGTCGAGCTGAAGTCTATCATCGGAAACGGCTATTCGGTGATGTATATCATTGCACAGAAGCTTGTGGACAAGTCCAATGAGGACGGATATCTGGTCGGCTCCCGAGGCTCGGTCGGCTCCTCCTTCGCGGCGACCATGGCGCATATCACGGAGGTGAACCCGCTTTCCCCGCATTATGTCTGTCCGGACTGCTTCTGGTACGACTTCGACTCTCCGGAGGTGAAGAAGTATTCCGGTATGGCGGGCTGCGATATGCCGGCGAAGAAGTGCCCGCGCTGCGGGGCGGAGCTGAACCGCTGGGGCTTCGACATTCCCTTCGAGACCTTCCTCGGCTTCAATGGAGACAAGGAGCCGGATATCGATCTGAATTTCTCCGGAGAGTATCAGGCGAAGGCACATGCTTATACCGGTGTGATCTTCGGAGACGGGCATACCTTCAAGGCGGGAACCATCGGTACGCTCGCCGACAAGACGGCGTACGGCATGATACGGAAATACTATGAGGAACGCGGTGTCGCGAAGCGGAATGCAGAGATCGACCGTCTGGTGCAGGGCTGTGTCGGCGTGCGCCGAACGACCGGACAGCATCCGGGCGGGATTGTCGTGCTGCCGCACGGGGAGGAGATCGAAACCTTCACCCCGGTGCAGCACCCTGCGAACGACAGCAGCTCTCCGATCATTACGACGCACTTTGACTACCACAAGATCGACCACAACCTGCTGAAGCTGGACATTCTGGGTCACGATGATCCGACGATGATACGGAAGCTGCAGGATCTGACCGGCATTGACCCCGTGAAGGATATTCCGCTCAGCTCGCCGGAGGTGATGAGTCTCTTCCGCTCGACGGAGGCGCTGGGCATCCGTCCGGAAGACATACAGGGTGTGCGGCTGGGCTGTCTCGGCATCCCTGAGTTCGGCACCTCCTTCGCTATGCAGATGGTAGAGGACACAAAGCCGCAGTACCTCTCTGATCTGGTGCGGATATCCGGTCTATCGCACGGGACGGACGTCTATCTCAATAATGCGCAGGATCTGATCCTGCAGGGCGTCACGACCCTGCAGAACGCGATCTGCTGCCGGGACGATATCATGGTCTATCTCATGCATATGGGGATGGATCCCGGGGAAAGCTTCACGATCATGGAAGCGACGAGGAAGCATAAGCCGCTGAAGGATGAGTGGTGCCGGGATATGCTGGAACACAATGTCCCGCAGTGGTATATCGATGCCTGCAAGAAGATCAAGTATATGTTCCCGAAGGCACATGCCGCCGCCTATGTCATGATGGCGTGGCGTGTGGCGTACTGCAAGGTCTTCTATCCGAGAGAATATTATACGGCATATTACTCGATCCGTGCGGACGGCTTCGACTATGACAAGATGTGCTTCGGACTGGACAAGCTCCGCTATTATATCAAGGAGTATCAGAATATCCCGAAGCCGACGAATACGGAGGCGCTCTGCCTCCGGGATATGAAGATCTGTGAGGAAATGTACGCCCGCGGCATCGAGTTCGCCCCGATCGACATTTACAAGGCGAAGGCGACGAGCTTCCAGATCACGGAGGACGGCAGGATCATGCCGAGCTTCAGCTGTATGGCGGGACTCGGAGAGGCAGTGGCGCAGGGGATCGAGGAGGGAGCAAGGGCAGGACAGTTCCTGTCCCGGGACGACTTCATCAACCGAACCCACTGTCCGAAGGGCTTCGCCGAGAAATTCTCCGAGCTGGGGCTGCTGGGCGATATTCCGAGCTCCAACCAGATGAGCATCTTTGATCTGCTGTAA